One genomic segment of Helianthus annuus cultivar XRQ/B chromosome 14, HanXRQr2.0-SUNRISE, whole genome shotgun sequence includes these proteins:
- the LOC110905041 gene encoding pre-mRNA-splicing factor SLU7-B: protein MELEEAPYRRWTSKNIALDEKFETIMLNYDRKNDRWNAALSAHEIEKHEAREKVRKNYLEKLKKKLQEKYISENAGVEENNGSDMHVFKGYLHEENVYVNNHTAVWGSWWKDHQWGYKCCKQLLRNSYCTGEAAAANLM from the coding sequence ATGGAGCTAGAAGAAGCACCATACAGGAGGTGGACAAGTAAAAATATTGCACTCGATGAGAAATTTGAGACCATTATGCTTAATTATGATCGAAAAAACGACAGGTGGAATGCTGCATTGTCTGCTCATGAAATTGAAAAACATGAAGCTAGAGAAAAAGTTAGGAAAAACTACTTGGAAAAACTAAAAAAGAAGCTACAAGAGAAGTATATTAGTGAAAATGCAGGTGTTGAAGAAAATAATGGTTCCGATATGCATGTTTTCAAGGGTTATTTACATGAAGAAAATGTGTACGTGAATAATCATACTGCGGTTTGGGGTTCATGGTGGAAGGATCATCAGTGGGGATACAAATGCTGCAAACAGCTTCTTAGGAACAGTTATTGCACCGGTGAAGCAGCTGCAGCCAATCTAATGTAG